From Streptomyces sp. NBC_01754, a single genomic window includes:
- a CDS encoding ABC transporter permease, with protein sequence MLRTAVRNVLAHKARLLMTVLAVMLGVAFVSGTLVFTDTLGNAFRNQSKKSYEQVAVAVTTWAEQGVEDDNALDEATLKKIRALDGVAEATGRVSGFAGVADPDGKLIGNGWSNTGSNFAPGADGRDRQYAFTDGTGPAKDGAVALDEETAKKGEYRVGDPVRVATNGPVKEYTLSGVFTTEDGAVNAGGSLVLFDTETAQQLFLRPGAYQDVTVTAVPGASDQKLLDAVKPLLPEDAEAQTGAVLAQQEAEQTEHGLKSLNTILLVFAGIALFVGVFLIANTFTMLVAQRTRELALMRAVGASRRQVKWAVLAEAGVVGLLASVIGFTLGVALAVGLRSAMGAFGGKIPAGPLIVSPTAVVSAFAVGVLITVLAAWLPARRAAKIPPVAAMSSVHAVATTKSLVVRNSIGGVLTLAGVAGIVTGAVQGGESGRTLIGIGAFLALIGVIVLIPLLSRPVISLVRPLLRRLFGVSGKLAAQNAVRNPRRTGATASALAIGLTLVTGISVLGVTLGQAIDKMTTDNIKADYMVSMASGRPLDESALTALEKAQGVTAVSPQKAVWLTLGDGGVMASAVAPRDIEKVFTLKTVSGSLSSLEDGAMAVDREIAESRGWKAGDGVKVEFDDEKTETLKIGAVYEGNELLSPVLISTAVNDPHETFPGIQDIWLTMDGGQTSANEQALVDALGDNPAMSIMDRQGIRDMFGGFVNTALNIMYALLAMALVIAVLGVVNTLAMSVFERQQEIGMLRAIGLDRRRVKRMIRLEAVVISLFGAVIGVALGTFLGWAIGKTLSDDVPGYALVVPWERLAVFLALAGLVGVLASLWPARSGARLNMLTAIKTE encoded by the coding sequence ATGCTCCGTACCGCCGTGCGCAACGTTCTCGCGCACAAGGCCAGACTGCTGATGACCGTGCTCGCCGTGATGCTCGGCGTCGCCTTCGTCTCCGGCACCCTGGTCTTCACCGACACCCTCGGCAACGCCTTCCGTAACCAGTCCAAGAAGAGCTACGAGCAGGTCGCCGTCGCCGTCACGACCTGGGCCGAGCAGGGCGTCGAGGACGACAACGCCCTCGACGAGGCCACCCTGAAGAAGATCCGGGCCCTGGACGGCGTGGCGGAGGCCACCGGCCGGGTCTCCGGATTCGCCGGCGTCGCCGACCCCGACGGCAAGCTCATCGGTAACGGCTGGTCCAACACCGGCTCCAACTTCGCCCCCGGCGCCGACGGCAGGGACCGGCAGTACGCGTTCACCGACGGCACGGGCCCGGCGAAGGACGGTGCGGTGGCCCTCGACGAGGAGACCGCCAAGAAGGGTGAATACCGCGTCGGGGACCCGGTGCGGGTCGCCACCAACGGGCCGGTGAAGGAGTACACCCTCTCCGGCGTCTTCACCACCGAGGACGGCGCGGTCAACGCGGGCGGCAGCCTGGTCCTCTTCGACACCGAGACCGCCCAGCAGCTCTTCCTGCGCCCCGGCGCGTACCAGGACGTCACCGTCACCGCCGTGCCCGGCGCCTCCGACCAGAAGCTGCTGGACGCCGTGAAGCCCCTCCTGCCCGAGGACGCCGAGGCCCAGACGGGCGCGGTGCTCGCGCAGCAGGAGGCCGAGCAGACCGAGCACGGACTCAAGAGCCTCAACACGATCCTGCTGGTGTTCGCCGGCATCGCGCTCTTCGTCGGCGTCTTCCTGATCGCCAACACCTTCACCATGCTGGTCGCCCAGCGCACCCGTGAACTCGCCCTGATGCGCGCCGTCGGAGCCTCCCGCCGGCAGGTCAAGTGGGCCGTCCTGGCAGAGGCCGGTGTGGTCGGCCTGCTCGCCTCGGTCATCGGCTTCACCCTCGGCGTCGCTCTCGCCGTCGGACTGCGCTCCGCGATGGGCGCGTTCGGCGGCAAGATCCCGGCCGGCCCGCTGATCGTCTCCCCCACCGCGGTCGTCTCCGCGTTCGCCGTCGGCGTGCTGATCACCGTGCTCGCCGCATGGCTGCCGGCCCGCCGCGCCGCCAAGATCCCGCCGGTGGCGGCGATGAGCAGCGTCCACGCGGTGGCCACCACCAAGTCGCTGGTCGTACGGAACTCGATCGGCGGGGTGCTCACCCTGGCCGGCGTCGCGGGGATCGTCACGGGTGCCGTGCAGGGCGGGGAGAGCGGCCGGACGCTGATCGGGATCGGCGCGTTCCTGGCGCTGATCGGTGTCATCGTGCTGATCCCGCTGCTCTCGCGGCCGGTGATCTCCCTGGTACGCCCGCTGCTGCGCAGGCTGTTCGGGGTCTCCGGCAAGCTGGCGGCGCAGAACGCGGTCCGCAATCCGCGGCGCACCGGTGCCACCGCCTCGGCGCTGGCGATCGGGCTCACCCTCGTCACCGGCATATCGGTGCTCGGCGTGACGCTGGGGCAGGCCATCGACAAGATGACGACGGACAACATCAAGGCCGACTACATGGTCTCGATGGCCAGCGGTCGCCCGCTCGACGAATCGGCGCTGACGGCCCTGGAGAAGGCGCAGGGTGTCACCGCGGTCTCCCCGCAGAAGGCCGTCTGGCTCACGTTGGGCGACGGGGGTGTCATGGCCTCCGCGGTCGCCCCGCGCGACATCGAGAAGGTCTTCACGCTGAAGACGGTCTCCGGTTCGCTGTCGTCCCTGGAGGACGGTGCGATGGCCGTCGACCGGGAGATCGCGGAGTCGCGCGGCTGGAAGGCCGGGGACGGCGTCAAGGTCGAGTTCGATGACGAGAAGACGGAGACCCTGAAGATCGGCGCGGTCTACGAGGGCAACGAGCTGCTCTCCCCGGTCCTGATCTCCACGGCCGTCAACGACCCGCACGAGACCTTCCCCGGCATCCAGGACATCTGGCTGACCATGGACGGCGGCCAGACGTCCGCCAACGAGCAGGCCCTGGTCGACGCCCTCGGCGACAACCCGGCGATGAGCATCATGGACCGCCAGGGCATCCGGGACATGTTCGGCGGCTTCGTGAACACGGCGCTGAACATCATGTACGCGCTGCTGGCGATGGCTCTGGTCATCGCGGTCCTCGGGGTCGTGAACACGCTGGCGATGTCGGTGTTCGAGCGCCAGCAGGAGATCGGCATGCTGCGGGCCATCGGCCTGGACCGGCGCCGGGTCAAGCGCATGATCCGGCTGGAGGCCGTCGTCATCTCGCTCTTCGGAGCGGTGATCGGTGTCGCCCTCGGTACGTTCCTGGGGTGGGCGATCGGGAAGACCCTCTCCGACGACGTGCCGGGGTACGCCCTGGTCGTCCCGTGGGAGCGGCTCGCCGTCTTCCTGGCCCTGGCGGGCCTGGTGGGTGTGCTGGCCTCGCTCTGGCCGGCCCGCAGCGGCGCCAGGCTGAACATGCTGACGGCCATCAAGACGGAGTAG
- a CDS encoding DUF501 domain-containing protein, whose protein sequence is MDTPPPQTEPTAPTAADVAAFEQQLGRPPRGLRAIAHRCPCGNPDVVETQPRLEDGTPFPTTYYLTCPRAASAIGTLEANGVMKEMTERLATDPELAAAYRAAHEDYLARRDAIEVLEGFPSAGGMPDRVKCLHVLVGHSLAAGPGVNPLGDEAIAMLPEWWAKGPCVTPCGENEPS, encoded by the coding sequence ATGGACACGCCCCCTCCGCAGACCGAACCCACCGCGCCCACCGCTGCGGACGTCGCCGCGTTCGAGCAGCAGCTCGGCCGGCCTCCGCGCGGTCTGCGCGCCATCGCACACCGCTGCCCCTGCGGCAACCCGGACGTGGTCGAGACACAGCCCCGTCTGGAGGACGGCACGCCGTTCCCGACGACGTACTACCTGACGTGTCCGCGAGCCGCCTCCGCGATCGGCACGCTGGAGGCGAACGGTGTCATGAAGGAGATGACCGAGCGTCTGGCCACCGACCCGGAGCTGGCGGCGGCCTACCGGGCGGCGCACGAGGACTACCTCGCGCGCCGTGACGCCATCGAGGTGCTGGAGGGCTTCCCGAGCGCGGGCGGCATGCCGGACCGGGTCAAGTGCCTGCACGTCCTGGTCGGCCACTCGCTGGCGGCCGGGCCCGGCGTCAACCCGCTGGGTGACGAGGCCATCGCGATGCTGCCCGAGTGGTGGGCGAAGGGCCCCTGCGTCACCCCGTGCGGCGAGAACGAACCGTCCTGA
- a CDS encoding FtsB family cell division protein, producing the protein MAGRDRDRFSTTTRLRLLGEQTAARVYRSQTRRQARRSRLTGRAAFLALIVCSLVVALAYPMRQYISQRDQIAEQQRRAQAARERTEELRDEKARLKDDAYVRRLAREHLHYVVPGETAYTVVDPDAADARRGEPGANGKPWHANLWDGVDSADRE; encoded by the coding sequence ATGGCCGGGAGGGACCGTGACCGGTTCTCCACCACGACCAGGCTGCGGTTGCTCGGTGAGCAGACCGCGGCCCGCGTCTACCGTTCCCAGACACGCCGTCAGGCCCGCCGCTCCCGGCTCACCGGCCGGGCCGCGTTCCTGGCGCTGATCGTCTGCTCGCTGGTGGTCGCCCTGGCGTACCCGATGCGGCAGTACATCTCCCAGCGCGACCAGATCGCCGAGCAGCAGAGGCGCGCCCAGGCGGCCCGGGAACGGACCGAGGAGCTGCGTGACGAGAAGGCACGGCTCAAGGACGACGCCTACGTCCGCCGCCTCGCCCGGGAGCACCTGCACTACGTGGTTCCCGGGGAGACCGCTTACACGGTGGTCGACCCGGACGCGGCCGACGCGCGCCGGGGTGAACCGGGTGCGAACGGCAAGCCCTGGCACGCCAACCTCTGGGACGGCGTCGACAGCGCGGACCGCGAGTGA
- a CDS encoding LacI family DNA-binding transcriptional regulator, whose product MPKHRPTIADIARRAGVSKVAVSYALNDRPGVSPATRASIKAIAQEIGWRPNSAARALTRARADTVGLTLCRPARMLGAEPFFMELISGIETELATRGCALLLQVVTDPAQELEVYRRWWGEGRVDGVFLADVRSRDPRVEGVAGLGMPAVVIGHPSAAGSLTPVWSDDSAALRDTLTYLAALGHRSVARVAGLPELIHTRLRDRAQCEISAELGLDEPVVVHTDYSGEEGAHATRRLISSPARPTAVLYDNDIMAVAGLSVAQEMGLDVPADLSLVAWDDSQLSRVVRPALTALSRDIPAYGTHAARTLLAMVDDGSAPGFQDATARLVPRGSTAPPR is encoded by the coding sequence ATGCCCAAACACCGCCCCACGATCGCCGACATCGCGCGCCGCGCCGGGGTCTCCAAGGTCGCGGTGTCGTACGCGCTCAACGACCGGCCCGGAGTGTCCCCCGCGACCCGCGCCTCCATCAAGGCCATCGCGCAGGAGATCGGCTGGCGGCCCAACAGCGCCGCCCGCGCTCTCACCCGCGCCCGGGCCGACACCGTGGGCCTGACCCTGTGCCGGCCGGCCCGGATGCTCGGCGCCGAGCCGTTCTTCATGGAGCTGATCAGCGGCATCGAGACCGAACTCGCCACCCGTGGCTGCGCCCTCCTCCTCCAGGTCGTCACCGACCCGGCCCAGGAGCTGGAGGTGTACCGCCGGTGGTGGGGGGAGGGGCGGGTCGACGGCGTCTTCCTCGCCGATGTGCGCTCCCGCGACCCGCGCGTCGAGGGCGTCGCCGGACTGGGCATGCCGGCCGTGGTGATCGGCCACCCCTCGGCCGCAGGCTCCCTCACGCCCGTGTGGTCCGACGACTCCGCGGCGCTGCGGGACACCCTGACGTACCTGGCGGCGCTCGGCCACCGCTCCGTGGCCCGGGTCGCGGGCCTTCCCGAGCTGATCCACACCCGGCTGCGCGACCGCGCCCAGTGCGAGATCAGCGCCGAACTGGGCCTGGACGAACCGGTGGTCGTGCACACGGACTACTCCGGCGAGGAGGGCGCGCACGCCACCCGGCGGCTCATCAGCTCCCCCGCCCGGCCGACCGCCGTCCTCTACGACAACGACATCATGGCCGTCGCGGGGCTCTCGGTCGCCCAGGAGATGGGCCTGGACGTGCCCGCCGACCTCTCGCTCGTCGCCTGGGACGACTCCCAGCTCTCCCGGGTCGTGCGGCCCGCGCTCACCGCGCTGAGCCGCGACATCCCGGCGTACGGCACCCACGCGGCCCGCACCCTGCTGGCCATGGTGGACGACGGATCCGCCCCCGGCTTCCAGGACGCCACGGCCCGGCTGGTGCCGCGCGGATCCACCGCGCCGCCCCGCTGA
- a CDS encoding ABC transporter substrate-binding protein, with product MGTRTRVRITAALAVFGLAATACTGGGSSASGPTGAGGKGGSLPRNETLYTTGTQWGPPANYNPLRNWDHATGTKGLVYETLFHFDPDEGRLTPWLAESGSWTGDKTYDVKLRTGITWADGKPLTAKDVAYSYGLGKIEASSFHSLWSWLADAEAVDETTVRFTFQEARYQEWDYTLFGQPVVPEHIWSARTEEEILNGVNDKPVGTGAYQLKSKTQDRVVWERRDDWWGTKALSMTPAPRYVVDVSNPSNEVVIGQLGQGQLDLSNNFLPGAASLIKSKKVVSYYDEAPYMLSANTAWLVPNTTKKPMDDAAFRRALAASVDTGKIVKGVYGDLVRPASPTGLLPQWEQFDDKALIAEKGFEHDVTAAKKELADAGYKDEDGDGFVENKDGEPLSLKLAVPSGWTDWMEAAKVIAAGAKDVGIRITTEFPDQNALNEQRGKGDFDLVVNNERQLSNTPWTYYEYMFQMPVQKQQNTVNFGRYENEDAWKLVQKLGGVKTDDTAGMKSVISEIQDIQLTEMPIIPLWYNGLWAQSTTGNWTNWPSDADGAPRSAPALWRNWLEMGGFETLTQIKPAK from the coding sequence ATGGGTACGCGTACCCGGGTGCGGATCACCGCGGCGCTCGCCGTGTTCGGACTGGCCGCGACCGCGTGCACGGGGGGCGGTTCGTCGGCGAGCGGTCCCACCGGGGCCGGCGGCAAGGGCGGTTCGCTCCCGCGCAACGAGACGCTCTACACGACGGGCACCCAGTGGGGTCCGCCGGCCAACTACAACCCGCTGCGCAACTGGGACCACGCGACCGGCACCAAGGGACTGGTGTACGAGACGCTGTTCCACTTCGACCCGGACGAGGGCAGGCTGACGCCCTGGCTCGCGGAGTCGGGCAGCTGGACCGGGGACAAGACGTATGACGTGAAGCTGCGCACGGGCATCACCTGGGCGGACGGCAAGCCGCTGACCGCGAAGGACGTCGCGTACTCCTACGGGCTCGGCAAGATCGAGGCCTCCTCCTTCCACTCGCTGTGGAGCTGGCTGGCGGACGCGGAGGCGGTGGACGAGACGACCGTCCGCTTCACCTTCCAGGAGGCCCGCTACCAGGAGTGGGACTACACCCTCTTCGGCCAGCCGGTCGTGCCGGAGCACATCTGGAGTGCGCGCACCGAGGAGGAGATCCTCAACGGCGTCAACGACAAGCCGGTGGGAACCGGGGCGTACCAGCTCAAGAGCAAGACCCAGGACCGGGTCGTGTGGGAGCGGCGCGACGACTGGTGGGGCACGAAGGCGCTGAGCATGACGCCCGCCCCCCGTTACGTCGTGGACGTCTCCAACCCGAGCAACGAGGTGGTCATCGGACAGCTGGGCCAGGGTCAGCTCGACCTCAGCAACAACTTCCTGCCGGGCGCCGCCTCGCTGATCAAGAGCAAGAAGGTCGTGTCGTACTACGACGAGGCCCCCTACATGCTCTCCGCCAACACCGCCTGGCTGGTGCCCAACACCACCAAGAAGCCGATGGACGACGCCGCCTTCCGCAGGGCGCTGGCGGCCTCCGTCGACACCGGGAAGATCGTCAAGGGCGTGTACGGCGACCTCGTCAGGCCCGCTTCACCGACCGGCCTGCTGCCGCAGTGGGAGCAGTTCGACGACAAGGCCCTGATCGCCGAGAAGGGCTTCGAGCACGATGTCACCGCCGCGAAGAAGGAGCTGGCCGACGCCGGCTACAAGGACGAGGACGGCGACGGCTTCGTCGAGAACAAGGACGGCGAGCCCCTCAGCCTGAAGCTGGCCGTGCCCTCCGGCTGGACCGACTGGATGGAGGCCGCCAAGGTCATCGCTGCCGGCGCCAAGGACGTGGGCATCAGGATCACCACGGAGTTCCCCGACCAGAACGCCCTCAACGAGCAGCGCGGCAAGGGCGATTTCGACCTCGTCGTCAACAACGAGCGCCAGCTGTCCAACACCCCGTGGACGTACTACGAGTACATGTTCCAGATGCCCGTCCAGAAGCAGCAGAACACGGTGAACTTCGGGCGGTACGAGAACGAGGACGCCTGGAAGCTGGTGCAGAAGCTCGGCGGGGTCAAGACCGACGACACGGCGGGCATGAAGAGCGTGATCTCCGAGATCCAGGACATCCAGCTCACCGAGATGCCCATCATCCCGCTCTGGTACAACGGCCTGTGGGCGCAGTCCACCACCGGGAACTGGACGAACTGGCCCTCGGACGCCGACGGAGCCCCCAGGAGCGCACCGGCCCTGTGGCGCAACTGGCTGGAGATGGGCGGCTTCGAGACGCTCACCCAGATCAAGCCCGCCAAGTGA
- a CDS encoding NAD(P)/FAD-dependent oxidoreductase, with protein sequence MSTTERPRILVVGGGYVGLYAARRILKKMRYGEATVTVVDPRSYMTYQPFLPEAAAGSISPRHVVVPLRRVLPKAEVLTGRVTTIDQDRKVATVAPLVGEAYELPFDYLIISMGAVSRTFPIPGLAEQGIGMKGVEEAIGLRNHVLEQLDKADSTTDEEVRRKALTFVFVGGGFAGAETIGEVEDMARDAAKYYSSVKREDMRFVLVDAADKILPEVGPKLGAYGKEHLESRGVEVYLSTSMDSCVDGHVVLKNGLEVDSDTIVWTAGVKPNPALARFGLPLGPRGHVDTSEKLQVQGTDYIWAAGDNAQVPDMVGRRAGNPNAWCPPNAQHALRQAKVLGDNVISGMRGFPQKEYSHANKGAVAGLGLHKGVAMIVVGKMKIKVKGRLAWYMHRGYHGMAMPTWNRKIRIFADWTLAMFLKREVVSLGAMETPREEFYEAAKPSPAPAAAKPEGEKAKAS encoded by the coding sequence ATGAGCACCACGGAGCGTCCCAGGATCCTCGTTGTAGGCGGTGGGTACGTAGGCCTGTACGCAGCTCGTCGCATTCTGAAGAAGATGCGGTACGGGGAGGCGACCGTCACGGTCGTCGACCCGCGCTCGTACATGACGTACCAGCCCTTCCTCCCCGAAGCTGCTGCCGGCAGCATCTCGCCCAGGCATGTCGTCGTCCCGCTGCGACGCGTCCTGCCGAAGGCCGAGGTCCTCACCGGCCGCGTCACGACCATCGACCAGGACCGCAAGGTCGCCACCGTCGCGCCGCTCGTCGGCGAGGCGTACGAGCTGCCCTTCGACTACCTGATCATCTCGATGGGCGCGGTCTCCCGCACCTTCCCGATCCCCGGCCTCGCCGAGCAGGGCATCGGTATGAAGGGCGTCGAGGAGGCCATCGGGCTGCGCAACCACGTGCTGGAGCAGTTGGACAAGGCCGACTCGACGACCGACGAGGAAGTCCGCCGCAAGGCGCTGACCTTCGTCTTCGTGGGTGGCGGGTTCGCCGGTGCCGAGACGATCGGCGAGGTCGAGGACATGGCCCGCGACGCGGCCAAGTACTACTCCAGTGTGAAGCGCGAGGACATGCGCTTCGTCCTGGTCGACGCCGCCGACAAGATCCTTCCCGAGGTCGGCCCGAAGCTGGGCGCCTACGGCAAGGAGCACCTGGAGAGCCGTGGCGTGGAGGTCTACCTCTCCACCTCCATGGACTCCTGCGTCGACGGCCACGTGGTGCTCAAGAACGGCCTGGAGGTCGACTCCGACACCATCGTGTGGACGGCCGGCGTGAAGCCGAACCCGGCACTGGCGCGCTTCGGTCTGCCGCTCGGCCCCCGCGGCCACGTGGACACCTCCGAGAAGCTCCAGGTGCAGGGCACCGACTACATCTGGGCCGCGGGCGACAACGCCCAGGTCCCGGACATGGTCGGCCGCCGGGCCGGCAACCCCAACGCCTGGTGCCCGCCGAACGCCCAGCACGCGCTGCGCCAGGCCAAGGTCCTCGGCGACAACGTGATCTCCGGCATGCGGGGCTTCCCGCAGAAGGAGTACAGCCACGCCAACAAGGGTGCGGTGGCCGGTCTCGGCCTGCACAAGGGCGTCGCGATGATCGTCGTCGGCAAGATGAAGATCAAGGTCAAGGGCCGTCTCGCCTGGTACATGCACCGTGGCTACCACGGCATGGCGATGCCGACCTGGAACCGCAAGATCCGGATCTTCGCGGACTGGACGCTGGCGATGTTCCTCAAGCGCGAGGTGGTCTCGCTCGGCGCGATGGAGACGCCCCGCGAGGAGTTCTACGAGGCCGCCAAGCCGAGCCCCGCGCCGGCCGCGGCCAAGCCCGAGGGTGAGAAGGCCAAGGCCTCCTGA
- a CDS encoding ABC transporter ATP-binding protein, producing MTTTTVRRATAVAARATELSKVYGQGETQVVALDRVTVDFPQGEFTAIMGPSGSGKSTLMHCVAGLDSFSSGSVRIGETELGTLKDKQLTQLRRDKIGFIFQAFNLLPTLTALENITLPMDIAGRKPDAAWLQKVIDMVGLSERLKHRPTELSGGQQQRVAVARALASQPEIIFGDEPTGNLDSRSGAEVLGFLRNSVRELGQTVVMVTHDATAASYADRVIFLADGAVVDQMMNPTADGVLDRMKAFDAKGRTS from the coding sequence GTGACCACCACCACCGTCCGCCGCGCCACCGCGGTCGCCGCCCGCGCCACGGAGCTGTCGAAGGTCTACGGCCAGGGTGAGACCCAGGTGGTCGCCCTGGACCGGGTGACCGTGGACTTCCCCCAGGGCGAGTTCACCGCGATCATGGGCCCGTCCGGCTCCGGCAAGTCCACGCTCATGCACTGTGTGGCCGGACTCGACAGCTTCAGCAGCGGCTCGGTCCGCATCGGCGAGACCGAGCTGGGGACGCTCAAGGACAAGCAGCTCACACAGCTGCGCCGGGACAAGATCGGCTTCATCTTCCAGGCCTTCAACCTGCTGCCGACCCTGACGGCGCTGGAGAACATCACGCTGCCCATGGACATCGCCGGCCGTAAGCCGGACGCCGCGTGGCTCCAGAAGGTCATCGACATGGTGGGCCTGTCCGAGCGCCTCAAGCACCGCCCCACCGAGCTCTCCGGCGGCCAGCAGCAGCGCGTCGCCGTGGCCCGCGCCCTGGCGTCACAGCCGGAGATCATCTTCGGTGACGAGCCGACCGGGAACCTCGACTCCCGCTCCGGCGCCGAGGTGCTCGGCTTCCTGCGCAACTCGGTGCGCGAGCTGGGCCAGACCGTCGTGATGGTGACCCACGACGCGACGGCCGCCTCCTACGCGGACCGCGTGATCTTCCTGGCGGACGGCGCGGTCGTCGACCAGATGATGAACCCCACCGCCGACGGGGTCCTCGACCGGATGAAGGCGTTCGACGCGAAGGGCCGCACCAGCTGA
- a CDS encoding cyclopropane-fatty-acyl-phospholipid synthase family protein has translation MADAASRLTALAEELLGDPPPVRIRAWDGSESGPPGAPVLVLRHRRALRRLLWKPGELGLARAWVAGEIDIEGDLYTALDALAGLLWERGADAKSTSHPVRDPKVRAFARGLVQLAGPWPPPPPPAEEVRRRSGPLHTKRRDKEAISHHYDVGNDFYAMVLGPSMVYSCAYWQEGSTLEEAQRDKLDLVCRKLALKEGDRLLDVGCGWGSMAIHAAREYGARVTGVTLSTEQAAFARKRIAEEGLTDRIEIRVQDYRDVRDGPYDAISSIGMAEHVGSVRFREYADDLYALLKPGGRLLNHQIARRPEKDESAYRIDEFIDGYVFPDGELAPVGRTLATLEEAGFEARDVEAIREHYALTLRRWVSNLEKNWREAVRATSPGRARVWRLYMAASALSFEHNRIGVNQILAVRPQDGGRTGMPLRSRAWTASASD, from the coding sequence ATGGCAGACGCCGCGTCGCGGCTGACCGCTCTCGCCGAGGAGTTGCTGGGAGACCCGCCGCCGGTCCGGATCCGGGCCTGGGACGGCAGCGAATCAGGCCCCCCGGGTGCTCCCGTGCTCGTCCTGCGCCACCGCCGCGCCCTGCGCCGGCTGCTCTGGAAGCCGGGCGAACTGGGCCTGGCCCGCGCCTGGGTGGCCGGCGAGATCGACATCGAGGGTGACCTGTACACGGCCCTGGACGCGCTGGCCGGGCTGCTCTGGGAGCGCGGTGCCGACGCGAAGAGCACGTCCCACCCGGTCCGCGACCCGAAGGTACGGGCGTTCGCCCGCGGTCTCGTCCAGCTGGCCGGGCCCTGGCCGCCCCCGCCCCCGCCCGCCGAGGAGGTGCGCCGCCGCTCCGGCCCCCTGCACACCAAGCGCCGGGACAAGGAGGCCATCAGCCACCACTACGACGTGGGCAACGACTTCTACGCGATGGTCCTCGGCCCGTCCATGGTCTACTCCTGCGCCTACTGGCAGGAGGGTTCCACCCTGGAGGAGGCCCAGCGCGACAAGCTCGATCTGGTGTGCCGCAAGCTCGCCCTGAAGGAGGGCGACCGCCTGCTGGACGTCGGCTGCGGCTGGGGCTCGATGGCCATCCACGCCGCCCGCGAGTACGGCGCGAGGGTCACCGGGGTCACCCTCTCCACCGAGCAGGCCGCCTTCGCCCGCAAGCGCATCGCCGAGGAGGGCCTGACCGACCGGATCGAGATCCGGGTCCAGGACTACCGGGACGTGCGCGACGGCCCGTACGACGCGATCTCCTCCATCGGAATGGCCGAACACGTCGGCTCGGTCCGCTTCCGTGAGTACGCCGACGACCTCTACGCCCTCCTGAAGCCCGGCGGCCGGCTGCTCAACCACCAGATCGCCCGCCGCCCCGAGAAGGACGAGTCGGCCTACCGGATCGACGAGTTCATCGACGGCTACGTCTTCCCCGACGGGGAACTCGCCCCGGTGGGCCGGACGCTGGCCACCCTGGAGGAGGCCGGTTTCGAGGCCCGGGACGTCGAGGCGATCCGCGAGCACTACGCCCTGACGCTCCGGCGGTGGGTGAGCAACCTGGAGAAGAACTGGAGGGAAGCGGTCCGGGCCACTTCGCCCGGGCGCGCACGGGTCTGGCGGCTGTACATGGCCGCCTCCGCGCTCTCCTTCGAGCACAACAGGATCGGGGTCAACCAGATCCTCGCGGTCCGGCCGCAGGACGGCGGCCGGACCGGTATGCCACTGCGCTCCCGGGCCTGGACGGCCTCGGCGTCCGACTGA
- a CDS encoding Ppx/GppA phosphatase family protein, whose protein sequence is MTRVAAIDCGTNSIRLLVADADPATGRLTDLDRRMEIVRLGQGVDRTGRLAPEALERTFAACRVYAAAIEELGAEKVRFVATSASRDAENSGVFVQGVRDILGVEPEVVSGGQEAQLSFSGATKELSGRGDLARPFLVVDIGGGSTEFVVGDDEVRAARSVDIGCVRMTERHLVRDGAVVDPPTADRIDAIRADVAAALDLAEETVPLAGAATLVGLAGTVTTVAAMALGLKEYDSEAIHHSRVSLERVREIAERLCASTHEERAAIPAMHPGRVDVIASGALVLLSVMERTGAHEVVVSEHDILDGIAWSLA, encoded by the coding sequence ATGACGCGCGTCGCCGCCATCGACTGCGGTACCAATTCCATCCGCCTGCTCGTCGCCGACGCCGACCCCGCCACCGGGCGGCTCACCGACCTGGACCGTCGGATGGAGATCGTCCGGCTCGGCCAGGGGGTCGACCGTACGGGCCGGCTCGCCCCGGAGGCGCTGGAACGCACCTTCGCCGCCTGCCGGGTGTACGCCGCCGCGATCGAGGAACTGGGCGCCGAGAAGGTACGGTTCGTCGCCACCTCGGCCTCCCGGGACGCGGAGAACAGCGGCGTCTTCGTCCAGGGCGTCCGGGACATCCTGGGCGTCGAACCCGAGGTCGTCAGCGGCGGCCAGGAGGCGCAGCTCTCCTTCTCCGGCGCCACGAAGGAGCTGTCGGGCCGTGGCGACCTGGCACGGCCGTTCCTCGTCGTGGACATCGGCGGCGGCTCCACCGAGTTCGTCGTCGGCGACGACGAGGTGCGCGCGGCCCGGTCCGTGGACATCGGCTGCGTACGTATGACGGAACGTCATCTCGTCCGGGACGGGGCCGTGGTCGACCCGCCCACCGCCGACCGGATCGACGCGATCCGCGCGGACGTCGCGGCGGCCCTGGACCTGGCCGAGGAGACGGTGCCCCTCGCCGGTGCGGCGACGCTCGTGGGCCTGGCGGGCACGGTCACCACGGTCGCCGCCATGGCGCTCGGGCTGAAGGAGTACGACAGCGAGGCGATCCACCACTCCCGGGTCTCCCTGGAACGGGTCCGCGAGATCGCCGAGCGGCTGTGCGCCTCGACGCACGAGGAGCGGGCGGCGATCCCCGCGATGCACCCCGGACGGGTCGACGTGATCGCCTCGGGGGCGCTCGTCCTGCTCTCGGTGATGGAGCGGACGGGCGCCCACGAGGTCGTCGTCAGCGAGCACGACATCCTGGACGGGATCGCCTGGTCCCTGGCCTGA